The following coding sequences lie in one Lolium perenne isolate Kyuss_39 chromosome 2, Kyuss_2.0, whole genome shotgun sequence genomic window:
- the LOC127330666 gene encoding LOW QUALITY PROTEIN: uncharacterized protein (The sequence of the model RefSeq protein was modified relative to this genomic sequence to represent the inferred CDS: substituted 1 base at 1 genomic stop codon): protein MRRRRHGGGGIPQPLADVLVCPLSKKPLRYCEASGSLVSDAVGISFRXEPMSSPIVDGIPFLLPKDGKLLEDHQEKSGHDTSPGNPLIESKLW from the exons AtgaggcggcggcggcacggcggcggcgggatcccGCAGCCGCTCGCCGACGTGCTCGTTTGCCCCCTGTCCAAGAAGCCTCTCAG GTACTGCGAGGCCAGCGGTTCTCTGGTCAGCGACGCCGTCGGCAtctccttccggtgagaacctatGTCTTCTCCT ATAGTAGATGGAATTCCTTTTCTCCTACCGAAAGATGGGAAATTGCTTGAGGACCACCAGGAGAAATCAGGACATGACACCAGCCCAGGCAATCCTCTAATTGAATCCAAGTTGTGGTAG
- the LOC127330667 gene encoding probable E3 ubiquitin-protein ligase XERICO has product MVTTMGHVVALLSAALSGGAVGKVAEEQCRRCSRHDDHHHLTSAGCCVCISRFRDGEEIRRLPCGHAFHRVCVDRWLALCRRTCPLCRLHVGGVAMVAVDEHQLSDDLAVWFSSLFVAGL; this is encoded by the coding sequence ATGGTGACGACGATGGGGCACGTGGTGGCGCTGCTCTCCGCGGCTCTCTCCGGCGGCGCGGTCGGTAAGGTGGCGGAGGAGCAATGCCGCCGCTGCAGTCGGCACGACGACCACCACCACTTGACGTCCGCGGGCTGCTGCGTGTGCATATCGAGGTTCCGCGACGGGGAGGAGATACGGCGGCTGCCGTGCGGCCACGCGTTCCACCGGGTCTGCGTCGACCGGTGGCTGGCGCTGTGCCGGCGGACGTGCCCGCTTTGCCGCCTGCACGTTGGCGGCGTGGCGATGGTGGCGGTGGACGAGCACCAGCTCAGCGACGATCTTGCCGTCTGGTTCTCTTCTCTATTTGTCGCCGGATTGTAG